In one window of Methanoculleus chikugoensis DNA:
- a CDS encoding class I SAM-dependent methyltransferase encodes MDTPFIFTLHENLPRQGPGSNACTRKAFSMLTDLSAQPEILDIGCGAGMQTVELARISPGCRITATDVHQPYLDQLAGSAASAGVRDRITTVRASMDDLPFPDASFDILWAEGSIFVIGFSEGLVSWRRLLRPGGYLCLTEAAWFVEDPSPEAAAFWNECYPAITTVAANRAIAEDAGCEVVATFPLPKSAWWENYYVPVLKRIEGLRPEVAGNPEAEAQIEFAERESAVYREHADEYGYEFFILRKKE; translated from the coding sequence ATGGATACCCCTTTCATCTTTACCCTGCACGAGAACCTGCCCCGCCAGGGGCCGGGGAGCAACGCATGCACGCGGAAGGCTTTTTCGATGCTTACCGATCTTTCGGCCCAACCTGAGATCCTGGATATCGGGTGCGGGGCCGGGATGCAGACGGTTGAACTCGCCCGGATCTCTCCCGGCTGCCGTATCACCGCCACCGACGTCCACCAGCCCTACCTCGATCAACTTGCCGGGAGCGCGGCATCGGCGGGGGTGAGGGACCGGATCACCACGGTCCGCGCCTCGATGGACGACCTCCCGTTCCCCGACGCATCGTTCGATATCCTCTGGGCAGAGGGATCAATCTTCGTCATAGGGTTTTCGGAGGGGCTCGTCTCGTGGAGGCGGCTCCTCCGGCCGGGCGGCTACCTCTGCCTCACCGAGGCCGCCTGGTTCGTCGAGGACCCCTCGCCGGAGGCGGCGGCGTTCTGGAACGAATGCTACCCGGCGATAACAACGGTCGCGGCAAACCGCGCGATCGCCGAGGACGCCGGCTGCGAGGTCGTCGCGACCTTTCCGCTCCCGAAGTCCGCGTGGTGGGAGAATTACTATGTGCCGGTCCTCAAGCGGATAGAAGGCCTGCGGCCGGAAGTCGCCGGAAATCCCGAAGCGGAGGCTCAGATTGAGTTCGCCGAACGGGAGAGCGCCGTCTACCGGGAGCATGCCGACGAGTACGGCTACGAGTTCTTCATCCTCCGGAAGAAGGAGTGA
- a CDS encoding M24 family metallopeptidase encodes MEKQTPASELRDRMERFRIRMERDDPSWEFAAIFGRTNQFYFTGTMQDGVLLIPRNAGAVLWVRRSIDRAEDESLFPDIRPMKSFRDAAAGMGACPGTVHLETEVVPLALLERFRKYFPFRETGSLDAPAAAVRAKKSAYELSLMERAGKIHRHVLEDVVPAMLREGMSEAELGGEVFARMVKEGHHGIARFGRFGTEMILGQLGFGENSLYPTSFDGPGGCRGVAPGAPVLGSHDRKLRTGDLVFVDCACGVEGYHTDKTVTYTFGRPVSEEAAEAHYRCVEVQDEAASLLRPGVMPSEIYETILGGLEPAFLENFMGYGDRRAQFLGHGIGLAVDEAPAIARGFDEPLEEGMVFALEPKKGVRGVGMVGIENTFVVTRGGGRCITGKNAGLIPVG; translated from the coding sequence ATGGAGAAACAGACCCCTGCCTCCGAACTCCGGGACCGCATGGAGCGCTTCAGGATCCGGATGGAGAGGGATGATCCGTCATGGGAGTTCGCCGCGATCTTCGGGAGGACAAATCAGTTCTACTTCACCGGGACGATGCAGGACGGGGTCCTTCTCATACCCCGCAACGCCGGGGCCGTCCTCTGGGTGCGCCGGAGCATCGACCGCGCAGAGGATGAGTCGCTCTTCCCCGACATCCGGCCGATGAAGAGTTTCCGTGACGCCGCCGCCGGTATGGGGGCGTGCCCGGGAACGGTCCACCTGGAGACCGAAGTGGTCCCCCTCGCGCTGCTCGAGCGGTTCCGGAAGTACTTCCCCTTCAGGGAGACGGGGTCGCTCGACGCCCCGGCGGCAGCGGTCCGGGCGAAGAAGAGCGCTTACGAACTCTCTCTCATGGAGCGGGCAGGGAAGATTCACCGGCACGTCCTCGAGGACGTCGTCCCCGCTATGCTCCGGGAGGGGATGAGCGAGGCCGAGCTCGGCGGCGAGGTCTTTGCCCGCATGGTCAAGGAAGGGCACCACGGCATCGCCCGGTTCGGGAGGTTCGGGACGGAGATGATCCTCGGGCAGCTCGGCTTCGGGGAGAACTCCCTCTACCCGACCAGTTTCGACGGGCCGGGCGGGTGCCGGGGGGTGGCCCCCGGCGCCCCGGTGCTCGGCAGCCACGACCGGAAACTCAGGACAGGAGATTTAGTATTCGTCGACTGCGCCTGCGGGGTGGAGGGCTACCACACCGACAAGACCGTGACGTATACCTTCGGGAGACCGGTCTCCGAAGAGGCGGCGGAGGCCCATTACCGGTGCGTGGAGGTCCAGGACGAGGCGGCTTCGCTGTTGCGGCCGGGGGTCATGCCCTCAGAGATCTACGAGACGATACTCGGCGGTCTGGAGCCCGCGTTCCTCGAGAACTTCATGGGCTACGGGGACCGGCGGGCGCAGTTCCTGGGCCACGGCATCGGCCTCGCCGTGGACGAGGCGCCCGCGATCGCGCGGGGTTTCGATGAGCCGCTCGAAGAGGGGATGGTCTTCGCCCTCGAACCCAAGAAGGGGGTGCGCGGCGTCGGGATGGTCGGGATCGAGAACACCTTCGTGGTCACCCGCGGCGGGGGCCGGTGCATCACCGGGAAGAACGCCGGGCTGATCCCGGTGGGGTGA
- a CDS encoding alpha/beta fold hydrolase: protein MEVSMSYLTVGKENSGTIDLYYEDHGAGEPVVLVHGWPLSSKSWEKQVPVLLDAGYRVVAYDRRGFGNSAKPTFGYDYDTLAEDLHTLMTELDLTAATLVGFSMGGGEVARYLGTYGSDRVEKAVFISAIPPFLLKTSDNPEGVEGSVFDGIMESIAADRPAFLSGFLSNFYNVDVYGGDRVSDEVVRLSWNIAAAASPIGTLDCVSAWLTDFRGDLASIDVPVLVIHGDADRIVPFPASGKRIHGMVRESRLVVVEGGPHGITWTHAGEVNRALLDFVGEKAWPMEPVAGLS, encoded by the coding sequence ATGGAGGTATCCATGTCGTATCTCACCGTCGGTAAAGAAAATTCGGGCACCATCGACCTCTACTACGAGGACCACGGTGCGGGCGAGCCGGTCGTTCTGGTCCACGGCTGGCCGCTCTCGAGCAAGTCCTGGGAGAAGCAGGTGCCGGTACTGCTCGATGCGGGCTACCGCGTCGTCGCCTACGACCGCAGGGGGTTCGGCAACTCCGCCAAACCGACCTTCGGCTACGACTACGACACCCTGGCAGAAGACCTGCACACACTCATGACGGAACTCGACCTCACCGCTGCAACGCTCGTCGGCTTCTCGATGGGCGGCGGCGAGGTCGCCCGCTACCTCGGCACCTACGGGAGCGATCGCGTGGAGAAAGCCGTCTTCATATCCGCGATCCCCCCGTTCCTCCTGAAGACGTCCGACAACCCCGAAGGCGTCGAAGGAAGCGTCTTTGACGGGATCATGGAGAGCATCGCCGCCGACCGTCCGGCGTTCCTCTCCGGGTTCTTATCGAACTTCTACAACGTCGACGTCTATGGGGGCGACCGGGTGAGCGACGAGGTCGTCCGCCTCAGCTGGAACATCGCAGCCGCCGCCTCCCCGATAGGCACGCTCGACTGCGTCTCCGCGTGGCTGACCGACTTCCGGGGCGACCTTGCGAGCATCGACGTGCCCGTCCTCGTGATCCACGGCGATGCCGACCGGATCGTGCCCTTCCCGGCCTCGGGTAAACGCATCCACGGGATGGTCAGAGAGAGTCGTCTCGTGGTGGTCGAGGGCGGGCCGCACGGGATCACCTGGACCCATGCCGGGGAGGTCAACCGGGCGTTGCTGGACTTCGTCGGGGAGAAGGCCTGGCCGATGGAACCGGTTGCCGGGCTCTCCTGA
- a CDS encoding GNAT family N-acetyltransferase, with translation MTVTALPIEYHTTDIAGIDVIRPLWNRICEHHRIRARTFRAFFEHTTFDNRKVYFVRCAEAGDLRVDLASDPVAGRCVGYCVTSLSADQIGEIESLYVDETYRSQGIGTALVHRALAWLDENGSVENRVAVAEGNEEAFPFYRKFGFYPRRTVLEQVRGSAPPQRPET, from the coding sequence ATGACCGTAACGGCGCTCCCCATCGAGTACCACACCACGGACATCGCCGGCATCGACGTTATCCGCCCGCTCTGGAACCGGATCTGCGAGCACCACCGCATCCGTGCGCGGACATTCCGGGCCTTCTTCGAGCACACGACCTTCGACAACCGGAAGGTGTACTTTGTCCGGTGTGCAGAGGCGGGAGACCTCCGGGTCGACCTCGCCTCCGACCCGGTAGCGGGCCGATGCGTTGGGTACTGCGTAACCTCGCTCTCGGCAGATCAGATCGGGGAGATCGAGTCCCTCTACGTCGACGAGACCTACCGCTCGCAGGGTATCGGCACAGCACTCGTCCACCGGGCACTTGCGTGGCTGGACGAGAACGGCTCGGTCGAGAACCGGGTGGCGGTCGCGGAAGGAAATGAGGAGGCCTTCCCGTTCTACCGAAAGTTCGGGTTCTACCCCCGCCGAACGGTGCTCGAACAGGTGCGAGGGAGCGCACCCCCTCAGCGGCCGGAGACGTGA
- a CDS encoding condensation domain-containing protein has protein sequence MYEVMPARHPAPAFDLFNVYFERIYDPTMHVVFTLDGEIDVGAMRTATVRLIASDPYLRSRYVEVDGRPVWEEIPEELREGAFVLFPAGDDEPLTPPPPPLDVRSGPQVRVGLYRREEGDIVAVTCHHGFCDATGALTLARDLFAVYRGIVDDPGFRPPSRAPYERSTDRILALYSEGERQQALAEEGPFVDRWRFPVERTGRGTARIARRTLAPERLGRIKAFGREHGATVNDVLIGAFFLAFQKIRDDPSDREEPRSFLTSADLRRRYPGLYEDSPLTNLSIAYEITLAAGEGARLEEIVGRVAAITARRKAGSLGLAAILFYEEIMAGGMPAVRTFFDGMIDRYEASGHKNPVFSNLGIFNPGDYLPVPGKDSRMLDLREIQYLPCVCWPYGFLMIASTFRDRLTLATAYEEGPYSTAVVERFLEYVDGYLP, from the coding sequence ATGTATGAAGTGATGCCGGCCCGCCATCCCGCACCCGCATTTGATCTCTTCAACGTCTACTTCGAGCGCATCTACGATCCGACCATGCACGTTGTCTTCACCCTCGACGGCGAAATCGACGTCGGGGCCATGAGGACGGCGACGGTAAGATTGATCGCGTCCGATCCCTACCTCCGCTCGCGTTATGTGGAGGTTGACGGCCGGCCGGTCTGGGAGGAGATCCCGGAGGAACTCCGGGAAGGAGCGTTCGTCCTCTTCCCGGCCGGCGACGACGAGCCTCTCACGCCGCCCCCGCCGCCCCTCGACGTCCGCTCCGGGCCGCAGGTGCGGGTCGGCCTCTACCGGAGAGAGGAGGGCGATATCGTGGCCGTCACCTGCCACCACGGCTTCTGCGACGCCACCGGCGCCCTCACCCTTGCCCGGGACCTCTTTGCCGTCTACCGGGGGATCGTGGACGACCCCGGTTTCCGGCCGCCGTCCCGCGCTCCTTACGAGCGGAGCACGGACAGGATCCTTGCGCTCTACTCAGAGGGTGAGCGGCAGCAGGCGCTCGCGGAGGAGGGGCCCTTCGTCGACCGGTGGCGCTTCCCGGTGGAGCGGACCGGGAGGGGGACAGCCCGGATCGCCCGTCGGACGCTCGCGCCGGAACGGCTCGGGCGCATAAAGGCGTTCGGGAGAGAGCACGGGGCTACGGTGAACGACGTCCTCATCGGTGCGTTCTTCCTTGCGTTCCAGAAGATCCGGGACGACCCCTCGGACCGGGAGGAACCACGGTCGTTTCTGACCTCGGCCGATCTGCGGAGGAGGTATCCCGGCCTCTACGAGGACTCTCCGCTCACGAACCTCTCCATCGCCTACGAGATCACCCTCGCCGCCGGGGAGGGGGCGCGGCTGGAGGAGATCGTCGGCCGAGTGGCGGCGATAACGGCCCGCCGCAAGGCGGGCAGCCTCGGCCTCGCGGCCATCCTCTTCTACGAGGAGATCATGGCGGGCGGGATGCCGGCGGTGCGGACGTTCTTCGACGGGATGATTGACCGGTATGAGGCGTCCGGCCACAAAAACCCGGTTTTCTCGAACCTCGGCATCTTCAATCCCGGCGATTATCTCCCGGTCCCGGGGAAGGACAGCAGGATGCTCGATCTCCGGGAGATCCAGTACCTCCCCTGCGTCTGCTGGCCGTACGGGTTTTTGATGATCGCCTCCACCTTCCGCGACCGCCTGACCCTCGCGACGGCCTACGAGGAAGGACCCTACTCGACGGCCGTCGTGGAGCGGTTCCTCGAGTACGTGGACGGGTATCTTCCGTGA
- the rsgA gene encoding ribosome small subunit-dependent GTPase A: MSQSTSRCGRQHPHTLEDLGWTEEHERAFSKYAGPYFPGRVVCRQKTVWDVLVDGGSVTAGISGALRRLGRFPAVGDFVVLLDQPEAGASTIVDILPQKTRFARGTPGREGGDQVIAANIDTVFIVTAAGHDLNARRIERYLAIAYASGARPVIVINKSDLADDPATLADEIASASPGIPVIPISAVSGDGVDRLDPYLAPRTTVALIGSSGVGKSTLINRLMGRPVQETAHTRDYDGKGRHTTTVRHLFVLAGGALMIDNPGIREVGIGTASAGIAETFPEILELAEGCRFSDCRHEEEPGCAVRAAVAAGTLPAARLESFQRLVQELAFEEEKAEIGLVRLEKKRWKAIGKIQRDIGKTKGR, from the coding sequence ATGAGCCAATCCACTTCCCGATGCGGACGGCAGCATCCCCACACGCTCGAAGACCTCGGCTGGACGGAAGAGCACGAAAGAGCCTTCTCGAAGTACGCCGGCCCATACTTCCCCGGCCGCGTGGTCTGCCGGCAGAAGACCGTGTGGGACGTGCTCGTCGACGGTGGATCGGTCACGGCCGGGATCTCCGGAGCCCTGCGGAGGCTCGGCCGCTTTCCCGCCGTGGGGGACTTTGTCGTACTCCTCGACCAGCCGGAGGCAGGAGCATCGACGATCGTCGATATTCTCCCGCAGAAGACCAGGTTTGCCCGGGGCACACCGGGACGCGAAGGCGGCGATCAGGTCATCGCGGCGAATATCGATACGGTCTTCATCGTGACTGCCGCCGGCCACGACCTCAACGCCCGCCGGATCGAGCGTTACCTCGCGATCGCTTACGCATCCGGGGCCCGGCCGGTCATCGTCATCAACAAGTCCGACCTCGCGGACGACCCCGCAACCCTTGCCGACGAGATTGCTTCGGCCTCTCCCGGCATACCGGTCATCCCGATCAGCGCCGTGAGCGGGGATGGCGTAGACCGGCTCGATCCGTACCTCGCGCCGCGAACGACGGTCGCCCTCATCGGCTCGTCGGGTGTCGGCAAGTCCACCCTGATCAACCGGCTCATGGGCCGCCCGGTGCAGGAGACAGCGCACACCCGGGACTACGACGGTAAAGGCCGGCACACCACGACCGTCCGCCACCTCTTCGTCCTCGCCGGCGGGGCGCTCATGATCGACAACCCCGGCATCCGGGAGGTCGGCATCGGCACGGCATCCGCCGGGATTGCCGAAACGTTCCCCGAGATCCTCGAACTTGCGGAGGGCTGCAGGTTCTCGGACTGCCGGCACGAAGAGGAGCCGGGCTGTGCGGTCCGGGCGGCCGTCGCGGCCGGAACCCTCCCTGCGGCACGATTGGAGAGTTTCCAGCGGCTCGTGCAGGAGCTCGCCTTCGAAGAGGAGAAAGCGGAGATCGGGCTTGTCCGGCTCGAGAAGAAGCGCTGGAAGGCGATCGGCAAGATCCAGAGGGATATCGGGAAGACAAAGGGGAGGTAA
- a CDS encoding class I SAM-dependent methyltransferase has product MSGRKYVHGYTEREAERLSDQGETLAGLLHDDTRYPAGSRVLEAGCGTGAQTVILARNSPDARITSVDISQISLDAASKRVKAEGITNVTFEEGDIFDLHYGPGSFDHIFLCFVLEHLAEPRGALERLRPLLREGGTITVIEGDHGSAYFHPDSTHARRAIGCLVDLQREMGGNALIGRELYPLVAGAGYRDVYVSPRMVYADASRPDLARGFTELTFTAMVEGVGDEAVNRGMMSREDWERGIRDLYRTSRSDGVFCYTFFKATGRR; this is encoded by the coding sequence ATGAGCGGCAGGAAGTATGTCCACGGCTACACGGAGCGGGAAGCGGAGCGGTTGAGCGATCAGGGAGAGACCCTTGCCGGGCTCCTCCACGACGACACCCGGTATCCGGCAGGCTCACGGGTGCTTGAGGCGGGGTGCGGCACCGGCGCCCAGACGGTGATCCTGGCCCGGAACAGCCCGGATGCGCGGATCACGTCGGTCGATATCTCTCAAATCTCGCTTGATGCGGCAAGTAAGCGCGTAAAGGCCGAAGGCATCACCAACGTCACGTTCGAGGAGGGGGATATCTTCGACCTCCACTACGGGCCGGGAAGTTTCGACCACATCTTCCTCTGTTTCGTCCTCGAACACCTGGCGGAGCCCCGTGGTGCGCTCGAGCGCCTCCGCCCGCTGCTCCGCGAAGGCGGCACGATCACGGTGATCGAGGGGGATCATGGCTCGGCGTACTTCCACCCCGACAGCACCCATGCCCGCCGGGCGATCGGGTGCCTCGTCGACCTCCAGCGGGAGATGGGCGGCAACGCCCTGATCGGGCGGGAACTCTACCCGCTCGTCGCCGGTGCCGGCTACCGCGACGTCTATGTCTCTCCGCGGATGGTCTACGCGGACGCCTCCCGGCCGGACCTCGCCCGCGGGTTCACGGAACTGACCTTCACCGCCATGGTCGAGGGCGTCGGGGACGAGGCGGTGAACCGGGGGATGATGAGCCGCGAGGACTGGGAACGGGGGATACGCGACCTCTACCGTACCTCCCGATCTGACGGGGTCTTCTGCTACACCTTCTTCAAGGCAACGGGGAGGAGGTAG
- a CDS encoding metallophosphoesterase family protein, giving the protein MPRTRILAFSDLAWGTREKGSAGGRVGIGSFLRPIEETEPDIIIFAGDAAYDRCSRSRLDETELFLGLLRAIAAGGRHCVVVEGNNDDTMGTYGRVRDAAEANPYLHEISGKTETACGIRFLGVPTGKERRMARSAEGAVDIVVAHAPLADRIWLFDIPAACIVTGHYGMMADVIAGKAYLALDCSPASYAVIDREEGWRIEYVTGPCRIGLSPEEGAAADGCDPATLRDLTEGRGPLPYREEVGALRRAKREIATLGREEAVLRLLALGIRKTHIERYLGKRGRR; this is encoded by the coding sequence ATGCCGCGAACGAGAATACTCGCGTTCAGCGATCTCGCGTGGGGGACGCGGGAGAAGGGGTCAGCCGGCGGCCGGGTCGGGATCGGCTCGTTCCTCCGGCCGATCGAGGAGACCGAACCGGATATCATCATCTTTGCCGGCGACGCCGCCTACGACCGGTGTTCGCGCTCAAGGCTCGACGAGACGGAGCTCTTCCTCGGCCTCCTCCGCGCGATCGCGGCGGGAGGTCGGCACTGCGTCGTCGTCGAGGGGAACAACGACGACACGATGGGCACCTACGGCCGGGTCCGGGATGCGGCGGAAGCGAACCCCTATCTCCACGAGATCTCGGGGAAGACGGAGACCGCCTGCGGCATCCGCTTCCTCGGCGTCCCCACCGGGAAGGAGAGGAGGATGGCCCGCTCGGCCGAAGGGGCGGTCGATATTGTTGTCGCCCACGCACCTCTCGCCGACCGGATCTGGCTCTTCGATATCCCGGCGGCGTGCATCGTCACCGGCCACTACGGGATGATGGCGGACGTGATCGCCGGGAAGGCGTATCTCGCCCTCGACTGCTCCCCGGCCTCGTATGCGGTGATCGACCGCGAGGAGGGGTGGCGGATCGAGTACGTTACCGGACCGTGCCGGATCGGGCTCAGCCCGGAAGAGGGGGCTGCCGCCGACGGCTGCGACCCGGCCACCCTCCGGGACCTGACGGAGGGGCGGGGACCGCTCCCCTACCGCGAGGAGGTCGGGGCGCTGCGGAGGGCAAAGCGGGAGATTGCAACGCTCGGGCGGGAGGAGGCCGTTTTGCGCCTGCTTGCGCTGGGGATCAGAAAGACGCACATCGAGCGGTATCTTGGGAAGAGGGGGCGCCGTTGA
- a CDS encoding ATP-binding protein encodes MKRKIIDIDEEKCTGCGLCIPDCPEGALQIIDGKARLVSDLFCDGLGACIGTCPEGAISVIEREAGPYDEKAVMAKIVPQGMGVIKAHLEHLLGHGEEGLYRQAIEYLDEHGIPIPPHETGAARAGPAPAAPAACPGTMARSIPEREAAETGRAARFGSALRQWPVQLTLVNPAAPYFDDADLLVSGDCVPFAYPEFHRDFLQGKILIIFCPKLDADIEGYVTKLAEIFSRHTIRSITVLHMEVPCCGGVRYVVDEALKRAKKEIPVAEQTITLQGEAVEGSMVRPRGPGVGHCRDM; translated from the coding sequence ATGAAGAGGAAGATCATCGATATCGACGAGGAGAAGTGCACGGGGTGCGGGCTCTGCATACCTGACTGCCCGGAGGGAGCGCTTCAGATCATCGACGGGAAGGCAAGGCTCGTGAGCGACCTCTTCTGCGACGGGCTCGGCGCCTGCATCGGGACGTGCCCGGAGGGGGCGATCTCCGTCATCGAGCGGGAGGCCGGACCCTACGACGAGAAGGCCGTGATGGCGAAGATTGTCCCGCAGGGGATGGGTGTCATCAAGGCGCACCTCGAGCACCTCCTCGGCCACGGGGAGGAGGGCCTCTACCGCCAGGCGATTGAGTACCTGGACGAACACGGTATCCCGATCCCCCCGCATGAGACCGGGGCGGCTCGTGCCGGCCCTGCTCCCGCAGCCCCGGCAGCGTGCCCGGGTACCATGGCAAGGAGCATCCCGGAGAGAGAGGCCGCGGAGACAGGGCGTGCCGCCCGGTTCGGGTCGGCGTTGCGGCAGTGGCCGGTCCAGCTGACGCTCGTCAATCCCGCTGCGCCCTACTTTGATGACGCCGACCTCCTCGTCTCCGGAGACTGCGTCCCCTTCGCCTACCCGGAATTTCACCGGGACTTCCTGCAGGGGAAGATCCTGATCATCTTCTGCCCGAAACTGGATGCGGATATTGAAGGGTACGTCACAAAACTCGCCGAGATCTTCTCACGGCACACGATCCGGTCGATCACTGTCCTGCACATGGAGGTGCCCTGCTGCGGCGGGGTACGCTACGTCGTGGACGAGGCCCTGAAACGTGCGAAGAAGGAGATCCCGGTGGCCGAACAGACCATAACGCTGCAGGGCGAGGCAGTGGAGGGGAGCATGGTCCGGCCCCGGGGCCCCGGCGTGGGTCACTGCCGCGATATGTAA
- a CDS encoding DNA alkylation repair protein, translating to MDTVVEAIRQEFAAHADPEIREKGQRFFKEEVRCYGMKTATGIAIAKKYWKEVKAREKQEIFSLCEELYSSGMMEEAFVVSEWAPRLAGRYESGDIAVFRHWIETYITNWATCDGLCNHAVGDFIVRYPEHIEELKRWTQSENRWMRRAAAVSLVVPARRGEFLSDALGIADLLLTDTDDLVQKGYGWLLKEASRKHTDEVFSYVMANKRVMPRTALRYAIELMPKNLKAEAMKKDW from the coding sequence ATGGACACGGTCGTCGAAGCGATACGGCAGGAGTTCGCGGCGCACGCAGACCCGGAGATCCGGGAGAAAGGCCAGCGGTTCTTCAAGGAGGAGGTCCGGTGCTACGGGATGAAGACGGCAACTGGAATCGCGATCGCAAAAAAATACTGGAAGGAGGTCAAAGCCCGCGAGAAGCAGGAGATCTTCTCCCTCTGCGAGGAACTTTACTCGTCGGGGATGATGGAGGAGGCGTTCGTCGTCTCCGAGTGGGCTCCGCGGCTCGCCGGCCGCTACGAATCCGGCGACATCGCCGTCTTCCGCCACTGGATAGAGACCTACATCACCAACTGGGCCACCTGCGACGGTCTCTGCAACCATGCCGTCGGGGACTTCATCGTCCGGTACCCCGAGCATATCGAGGAATTGAAACGCTGGACGCAGTCGGAGAACCGCTGGATGCGGCGGGCGGCGGCGGTCTCGCTGGTCGTGCCGGCGAGGCGCGGGGAGTTCCTCAGCGACGCCCTCGGGATCGCCGATCTTCTCCTGACCGATACGGACGACCTGGTGCAGAAAGGCTACGGGTGGCTCCTCAAGGAGGCGAGCAGGAAGCACACGGACGAGGTCTTCTCCTACGTCATGGCGAACAAGAGGGTCATGCCCCGGACGGCGCTCCGGTATGCCATCGAGTTGATGCCGAAGAACCTGAAGGCCGAAGCGATGAAGAAGGACTGGTAA
- a CDS encoding pyridoxamine 5'-phosphate oxidase family protein codes for MDFSECVKFANENPVTYIATMDGDQPRVRAFAMWFADETGFYYHTGTPKAVWQQLTRNPKVEFCFYNPEGKGMMMRIKGAVEFLDDAALKERLVKERSWLLQIGVSGADDPKLAVFRVAHGEAYFWTLEQNMREAEAPRVRF; via the coding sequence ATGGACTTTTCCGAGTGCGTGAAGTTCGCAAACGAAAACCCCGTGACCTACATCGCGACGATGGACGGCGACCAGCCCCGGGTCCGCGCGTTTGCCATGTGGTTTGCCGATGAGACCGGGTTCTACTACCATACCGGGACCCCGAAGGCCGTCTGGCAACAGCTCACCAGAAACCCGAAGGTCGAGTTCTGCTTCTACAACCCCGAGGGTAAAGGAATGATGATGCGCATCAAGGGAGCGGTCGAGTTCCTCGATGATGCGGCCCTGAAAGAGCGGCTCGTCAAAGAGCGGTCGTGGCTCCTCCAGATCGGGGTCTCGGGCGCGGACGACCCGAAACTCGCCGTCTTCCGCGTGGCGCACGGCGAGGCGTACTTCTGGACCCTGGAACAGAATATGCGGGAGGCCGAGGCGCCGCGGGTCAGGTTCTGA
- a CDS encoding TIGR04083 family peptide-modifying radical SAM enzyme, whose translation MKSPFHVMIIPTLGCPSKCHYCWSSDERSPRMSIETVREIAAWLKDYRSDQVTITFHGGEPLLAGAEFYRQALPILSEELAHLEPTFALQSNLWLLTPELAKILAEYRIPIGSSIDGPEEITDVQRGMGYFKKTMRGYEIARENGLDVRFICTFTCRSVRRKEEIVDFFLASGFPLKLHPALPSLRSDDPKEWALEPEEYGELLVYLLDTYLGNLGRIEIMNINDLCKGIFTRHGTVCTFVDCMGSTLAFGPDGSIYPCYRFVGMPEYVMGNVYDRPTRDDLAKSDAWKLMHAFKEYVDGACKECSHIKYCRGGCPYNAIAPTNGEIQGVDPHCVAYKRIFDEITERLNDEMFGSGDDDMDGFGSPFGRRAKPGIMAILQTMAMK comes from the coding sequence ATGAAGAGCCCATTCCACGTCATGATCATCCCCACGCTCGGTTGTCCATCGAAATGCCACTACTGCTGGAGTTCCGACGAACGGTCTCCGCGGATGAGCATCGAGACCGTCCGGGAGATCGCAGCGTGGCTCAAGGACTACCGGTCCGACCAGGTCACGATCACCTTCCACGGTGGCGAGCCGCTTCTTGCCGGAGCGGAGTTCTACCGGCAGGCGCTCCCCATCCTCTCGGAGGAACTCGCACACCTTGAACCGACGTTCGCCCTGCAGAGCAACCTCTGGCTGCTCACCCCGGAACTGGCGAAGATCCTCGCGGAATACCGTATCCCGATCGGCTCGAGCATCGACGGCCCCGAGGAGATCACCGACGTGCAGCGTGGAATGGGCTACTTCAAGAAGACGATGCGGGGCTATGAGATTGCACGGGAGAACGGGCTTGATGTCCGGTTCATCTGCACGTTCACCTGCCGGTCGGTCAGGCGCAAGGAGGAGATCGTCGACTTCTTCCTCGCGAGCGGCTTTCCCCTCAAACTGCACCCGGCACTGCCGTCGCTTAGGAGCGACGACCCGAAAGAGTGGGCGCTCGAACCGGAGGAGTACGGGGAACTGCTGGTCTACCTCCTCGACACTTACCTGGGGAACCTCGGACGGATCGAGATCATGAACATCAACGACCTCTGTAAGGGCATCTTCACCCGGCACGGCACCGTCTGCACGTTCGTGGACTGCATGGGAAGCACCCTTGCCTTCGGGCCGGACGGGAGCATCTACCCCTGCTACCGCTTCGTCGGGATGCCGGAGTACGTGATGGGAAACGTCTACGACCGGCCCACCCGCGACGATCTCGCCAAATCGGACGCCTGGAAACTCATGCACGCATTCAAGGAGTATGTCGACGGCGCCTGCAAAGAGTGCTCCCATATCAAATACTGCCGGGGCGGGTGCCCCTACAATGCGATTGCGCCCACAAACGGCGAGATTCAGGGGGTCGATCCCCATTGCGTTGCATACAAACGGATATTCGACGAGATCACTGAACGGCTGAACGACGAGATGTTCGGCTCAGGTGATGACGATATGGATGGGTTCGGATCGCCGTTCGGGCGGAGGGCAAAGCCGGGGATCATGGCGATCCTGCAGACGATGGCCATGAAGTGA